In Corynebacterium aquatimens, one genomic interval encodes:
- the ctaD gene encoding aa3-type cytochrome oxidase subunit I, producing MTAVAPRLDTHVAPTRPAPTGDAKKGTRLWDLLTTTDHKQLGIFYIIMSFVWFFVGGLMALLIRVELFQPGLQFLSNEQFNQLFTLHGTVMLLAFGTPIVWGFANYVLPLQIGAPDVSFPRLNAFGFWITQAGIVAMLAGFLTPGGAADFGWTMYMPLADSIHTPGVGADLWILGVGATGIGTVASAINMLTTVLTLRAPGMTMFRMSVFTWTVFVTSIIALMIFPLLLAAALGVLYDRKLGGHIYDPANGGAILWQHLFWFFGHPEVYVLALPFFGVISEVVPVFSRKPVFGYIGLVFATLAIGGLSMAVWAHHMFVTGAILLPFFSFMTFLIAVPTGVKFFNWVGTMWNGHLTFETPMIWAMGFLFTFLFGGLTGIMLASPPLDFQLADSYFLVAHFHYTLFGTVVFSSTAGVYYWFPKMTGRMLDERLGKIHFWLVFIGFNLTFLVQHWLGNMGMPRRYADYLDTDGFTLLNQVSTIGSFVLGIGFLPFIWNVYKSWHYGELVTVDDPWGYGNSLEWATSCPPPGHNFVSLPRIRSERPAFELHYPHMVEAMRREAHTGHDDKAHGNQTTESALN from the coding sequence ATGACTGCTGTGGCACCCCGGCTCGACACACACGTCGCGCCGACTCGTCCAGCCCCCACCGGGGATGCCAAAAAGGGCACTCGCCTGTGGGATCTTTTGACCACCACGGACCACAAGCAGCTGGGCATTTTCTACATCATCATGTCCTTCGTGTGGTTCTTCGTCGGTGGCCTGATGGCATTGCTTATCCGCGTGGAGCTTTTCCAGCCGGGTCTGCAGTTCCTGTCCAATGAGCAGTTCAACCAGCTGTTCACCCTGCACGGCACCGTGATGCTTCTGGCATTCGGTACCCCGATCGTGTGGGGCTTTGCCAACTACGTTCTGCCGCTGCAGATCGGTGCGCCGGATGTGTCCTTCCCGCGCCTGAACGCCTTCGGTTTCTGGATCACCCAGGCCGGTATCGTCGCGATGCTGGCTGGGTTCTTGACGCCGGGTGGTGCGGCTGACTTCGGTTGGACCATGTACATGCCGCTCGCGGACTCGATCCACACCCCGGGTGTTGGCGCTGACCTCTGGATCCTCGGTGTTGGTGCAACCGGTATCGGTACCGTTGCTTCGGCGATCAACATGCTCACTACGGTGCTGACCCTGCGTGCACCGGGCATGACCATGTTCCGCATGTCTGTTTTCACCTGGACCGTCTTCGTCACCTCGATCATCGCGCTGATGATCTTCCCGCTGCTTCTTGCTGCGGCACTCGGTGTTCTGTACGACCGCAAGCTTGGCGGCCACATCTACGACCCAGCTAACGGTGGCGCGATCCTCTGGCAGCACCTGTTCTGGTTCTTCGGCCACCCCGAGGTGTACGTCCTTGCACTGCCGTTCTTCGGCGTGATCTCCGAGGTCGTTCCGGTCTTCTCCCGTAAGCCGGTCTTCGGTTACATCGGCCTCGTTTTCGCGACCTTGGCCATCGGCGGCCTGTCCATGGCTGTGTGGGCTCACCACATGTTCGTCACCGGTGCAATCCTGCTGCCGTTCTTCTCGTTCATGACCTTCCTCATTGCTGTTCCGACCGGTGTGAAGTTCTTCAACTGGGTCGGCACGATGTGGAACGGCCACCTGACGTTCGAGACCCCGATGATCTGGGCGATGGGCTTCCTGTTCACCTTCCTCTTCGGTGGTCTGACCGGCATCATGCTGGCCTCCCCGCCGCTGGACTTCCAGCTGGCTGACTCCTACTTCTTGGTTGCGCACTTCCACTACACGCTGTTCGGTACGGTCGTGTTTTCCTCCACTGCTGGTGTGTACTACTGGTTCCCGAAGATGACCGGCCGCATGCTGGACGAGCGCCTGGGCAAGATCCACTTCTGGCTCGTGTTCATCGGCTTCAACCTGACCTTCTTGGTTCAGCACTGGCTGGGCAACATGGGTATGCCGCGTCGTTACGCTGACTACCTCGACACCGATGGCTTCACGCTGCTGAACCAGGTGTCCACGATCGGCTCCTTCGTCCTGGGTATCGGCTTCCTGCCGTTCATCTGGAACGTGTACAAGTCCTGGCACTACGGCGAGCTCGTCACTGTGGACGACCCGTGGGGTTACGGTAACTCCCTGGAGTGGGCCACCTCCTGCCCGCCTCCTGGACACAACTTCGTTTCCCTGCCGCGTATCCGCTCCGAGCGCCCGGCGTTTGAGCTGCACTACCCGCACATGGTCGAGGCCATGCGTCGCGAGGCTCACACGGGCCACGACGACAAGGCGCACGGTAACCAGACCACAGAGTCGGCTTTGAACTAA
- the clpS gene encoding ATP-dependent Clp protease adapter ClpS — MSSPMATPELDEQIDVNVDVAENLPWMCIVWDDPVNLQSYVTYVFQTVLGYSRKRAQQLMMQVHTEGKAVVSSGEKDKVEGDVKKLHTAGLWATMQQAG; from the coding sequence ATGAGTTCCCCCATGGCCACTCCCGAGCTGGATGAGCAGATAGACGTCAACGTCGACGTCGCAGAGAATCTGCCATGGATGTGCATCGTGTGGGATGACCCGGTGAATCTGCAAAGCTACGTGACCTACGTGTTCCAGACAGTCCTTGGTTACAGCCGCAAGCGTGCGCAGCAGCTCATGATGCAGGTGCATACAGAGGGCAAGGCAGTTGTCTCATCGGGTGAAAAAGACAAGGTCGAGGGCGACGTGAAAAAGCTGCACACCGCCGGCCTGTGGGCAACGATGCAGCAGGCAGGCTAA
- a CDS encoding ATP-dependent DNA helicase, with protein sequence MTDTGSDQEQHTPLTGELLDAAVLQLGGTRRPGQVAMADAVANALESQRHLAVQAGTGTGKSLAYLVPAIRHAQATNTAVIISTATLALQRQLVERDLPRLVDALAPLLPKRPTFAIQKGRSNYVCLNKLTVEHDAPEALMDDEDISWLGRHVARVHEWAQDTDTGDRDELDPGVPDAAWRQVSVTARECLGATRCPHGEECFAEAARRHTHDVDIVVTNHALLAIDALSDSPVLPSHEAVIIDEAHELDGRVTSVATNELTARTLTLAARRAGKLKATTEQEKLEQLIDDFSAVLDIETPGRWETISEPARGAFAALRDGIWKTREAIARAPEGESTNDPETFAERENLKNHLGELHDSVVRVLDVFDEPDPTKHIDVVWLTRSERYGDSVSVAPLSVAPLMRERLFGEQTVVLTSATLALGGNFTAMAASWGLPRGTWDSMDAGTPFDPHRSGILYIARHLPPPGRDGLHAQTVNEMAELISAAGGRTLGLFSSKRAAVEAAEALRDRLPYEILVQGEDTIGALINRFAAEEDTCLFGTLTLWQGVDVPGPSLSQVLIDRIPFPRPDDPLLKARSNAADAAGRSGFMEVSATHAALLLAQGTGRLLRSTTDKGVVAVLDSRLATKRYGGFLRASLPDFWTTTDPAVVRGALSRLAQA encoded by the coding sequence GTGACTGACACCGGCTCCGATCAGGAGCAGCACACCCCCTTAACCGGGGAGCTCCTTGATGCCGCCGTTTTACAGCTCGGCGGAACCCGCCGGCCGGGCCAGGTTGCCATGGCCGACGCCGTGGCGAACGCACTGGAATCACAGCGCCACCTTGCGGTGCAGGCGGGCACGGGAACGGGAAAGTCGCTCGCCTACCTTGTCCCCGCGATCCGCCACGCCCAGGCCACGAACACCGCCGTCATCATTTCCACCGCAACGCTGGCCTTGCAGCGTCAGCTCGTGGAGCGTGACCTGCCCCGCCTCGTGGACGCTCTCGCTCCACTTTTGCCGAAGCGCCCTACCTTCGCGATTCAAAAAGGCCGGTCCAACTACGTCTGCTTGAACAAACTAACCGTCGAGCACGACGCGCCCGAAGCGCTCATGGACGACGAGGACATCTCGTGGCTGGGTCGCCATGTTGCGCGCGTCCACGAATGGGCGCAGGACACAGACACGGGCGACCGCGATGAGCTTGACCCCGGCGTGCCCGATGCGGCGTGGCGGCAGGTCTCCGTCACAGCGCGGGAATGCCTGGGGGCTACGCGGTGCCCCCACGGGGAGGAATGCTTTGCTGAAGCAGCGCGCCGTCACACGCACGACGTAGACATCGTGGTGACCAACCACGCGCTGCTTGCGATCGACGCTCTTAGTGATTCTCCGGTCCTGCCCTCCCATGAGGCTGTGATCATTGACGAGGCGCACGAGCTTGATGGCCGCGTCACCTCCGTGGCCACAAATGAGCTCACCGCCCGGACGTTGACGCTTGCCGCTCGCCGCGCGGGCAAGCTCAAAGCGACGACAGAGCAAGAGAAGCTTGAGCAGCTTATCGACGACTTTTCAGCCGTCCTGGACATCGAAACCCCCGGCAGGTGGGAAACCATCTCGGAGCCCGCCAGGGGCGCCTTCGCAGCTCTGCGAGACGGGATCTGGAAAACCCGGGAAGCTATTGCACGCGCCCCGGAAGGCGAATCAACGAATGACCCCGAGACCTTCGCTGAACGGGAAAACCTAAAAAACCATCTCGGTGAACTGCACGATTCCGTGGTCCGGGTGCTTGATGTTTTCGACGAGCCCGATCCGACGAAGCACATCGACGTCGTGTGGCTCACCCGCTCGGAGCGCTACGGTGACTCCGTGTCTGTGGCTCCCTTGTCTGTTGCCCCACTCATGCGCGAGCGCCTGTTCGGCGAACAGACAGTCGTGCTCACGTCCGCAACGCTGGCACTGGGCGGGAACTTCACAGCGATGGCTGCATCGTGGGGGCTGCCGAGAGGCACGTGGGACAGCATGGACGCCGGTACCCCCTTCGACCCGCACCGCAGCGGCATCTTATATATCGCCCGCCATTTGCCCCCACCGGGGCGCGACGGACTCCACGCACAGACCGTGAACGAAATGGCGGAGCTGATCAGCGCCGCCGGCGGGCGCACCCTGGGACTGTTTTCGTCCAAGCGCGCCGCGGTCGAAGCTGCCGAGGCGCTCCGCGACCGGCTCCCCTACGAGATCTTGGTGCAAGGCGAGGACACCATCGGCGCACTGATCAACCGCTTTGCTGCCGAAGAGGACACGTGCCTCTTCGGCACCCTCACGCTGTGGCAGGGCGTCGACGTGCCCGGGCCGTCGCTAAGCCAGGTCCTCATCGACAGAATTCCATTCCCCCGCCCCGACGACCCCCTGCTCAAGGCCCGGAGTAACGCCGCTGACGCAGCCGGACGCTCCGGATTCATGGAGGTCTCCGCCACCCACGCAGCCTTGCTACTAGCCCAGGGCACCGGCCGATTGCTGCGCTCGACAACCGACAAAGGCGTCGTGGCGGTCCTTGACAGCCGCTTAGCTACGAAGCGCTACGGCGGCTTCCTCCGCGCGTCCCTACCGGACTTCTGGACCACCACCGACCCAGCCGTGGTTCGCGGAGCCCTGTCTCGTCTGGCGCAGGCTTAG
- a CDS encoding nicotinate phosphoribosyltransferase: MNSQQDDLASYHAQPSTAFLTDMYELTMLDASIKDGTHSRSCAFEVFGRRLPNERRYGVVAGTGRMIEAIKKFRFTEEQIAKADFLSEQTANYLRDYKFTGQVDGYREGELYFPHSPILTVRGTFAECVVLETVILSILNSDSAVASAASRMVTAADGRPIMEMGSRRTNEQAAVTSARAAYIAGFNSTSNMEASLRYGIPAAGTAAHAWTLLHTDPDGTPNEKAAFRSQVESLGVSTTLLVDTYDITQGVANAIEVAGTELGGVRLDSGDLGVMSRRVRAQLDELGAYNTKIIVSSDLDEFAIAGLRGDPVDGFGVGTSVVTGSGAPTAGLVYKLVEVDGTPVAKRSSGKLTKGGAKAAMRTYRGSGVAVEEVVFPFGKEPENTTSLTTRGLTVPLMRDGQIVSDLADIHESRDYHAAQIRTLPWEGLALSKDEPAIHTRFEGFPTA; the protein is encoded by the coding sequence ATGAACAGCCAGCAGGACGATCTTGCCTCCTACCACGCGCAGCCTTCCACCGCCTTTTTGACCGACATGTACGAGCTCACGATGCTCGATGCCTCCATTAAGGACGGCACGCACTCACGCTCCTGCGCCTTTGAGGTGTTTGGCCGCCGCTTACCCAACGAACGCCGTTACGGCGTCGTCGCTGGCACCGGCCGCATGATTGAGGCGATTAAGAAGTTCCGCTTTACAGAGGAGCAGATTGCCAAAGCCGATTTTTTGAGCGAGCAGACAGCGAACTACCTCAGGGACTACAAATTCACTGGCCAGGTCGACGGCTACCGGGAGGGCGAGCTGTACTTCCCGCACTCCCCGATCCTCACCGTGCGCGGAACATTCGCAGAGTGCGTGGTGCTGGAGACCGTGATTTTGTCCATCCTTAACTCGGACTCCGCCGTGGCGTCTGCCGCATCACGTATGGTCACGGCCGCTGATGGCCGCCCGATCATGGAGATGGGCTCACGCCGCACGAACGAGCAAGCTGCCGTGACATCCGCCCGCGCCGCCTACATCGCGGGGTTCAACTCCACCTCCAACATGGAAGCAAGCTTGCGTTATGGCATCCCGGCCGCCGGCACCGCCGCGCACGCGTGGACGCTGTTGCACACCGATCCGGACGGCACCCCCAATGAAAAGGCCGCGTTCAGGTCCCAGGTTGAGAGCTTGGGCGTATCGACGACGCTGCTCGTGGACACCTACGACATCACCCAGGGCGTGGCCAACGCGATCGAGGTCGCGGGCACTGAGCTCGGTGGCGTGCGCCTTGATTCGGGAGACCTGGGTGTCATGTCGCGGCGCGTGCGTGCGCAGCTTGACGAGCTGGGAGCGTACAACACGAAGATCATCGTGTCCTCCGACCTTGACGAGTTCGCTATCGCCGGTTTGCGCGGCGACCCGGTCGATGGCTTCGGCGTGGGCACGTCTGTGGTCACCGGCTCCGGCGCGCCCACGGCGGGCTTGGTTTACAAGCTCGTTGAGGTCGACGGCACCCCCGTGGCGAAGCGTTCCTCCGGCAAGCTGACGAAGGGCGGCGCCAAGGCCGCGATGCGCACCTACCGTGGGTCCGGCGTGGCCGTCGAGGAAGTGGTGTTCCCGTTCGGCAAAGAACCGGAAAACACGACCTCACTGACCACCCGTGGGCTCACCGTCCCGTTGATGCGTGATGGCCAGATCGTCAGCGATCTCGCTGACATTCACGAAAGCCGCGACTACCACGCTGCACAGATTCGAACCCTGCCGTGGGAGGGACTGGCGTTGTCCAAGGACGAGCCGGCAATCCACACCCGCTTCGAGGGTTTTCCGACTGCCTAA
- a CDS encoding MarR family winged helix-turn-helix transcriptional regulator, translating into MINSSVNALKPEEQATWDKVWSFYVGLPAYLDAQLKRDSGVSHFEFQALKRLAESENGSLRMSELAAAATMSLSHLSRVVTRLAKKGYVVRVPDPSDGRSTFATLTATGMAVVARALPGHQAQLGALLFDGISEEERTVFDGVLEKVAAVLAGGVSPLGSGGSPQPAAA; encoded by the coding sequence ATGATCAACTCTTCCGTCAACGCACTAAAGCCCGAAGAACAGGCCACATGGGATAAAGTTTGGTCCTTTTACGTGGGGCTCCCCGCATATTTGGACGCGCAGCTGAAGCGGGATTCTGGTGTTTCCCACTTTGAGTTTCAAGCACTAAAGCGCCTCGCTGAATCTGAGAATGGCTCGCTGCGCATGTCTGAGCTTGCAGCCGCCGCCACGATGTCGCTCTCTCACCTGTCCCGCGTGGTTACGCGCCTGGCTAAGAAGGGGTACGTGGTACGCGTTCCGGATCCGTCCGATGGTCGCTCCACGTTTGCAACCCTTACCGCAACGGGTATGGCGGTTGTGGCACGCGCGCTACCGGGGCACCAGGCTCAGCTTGGCGCTTTGCTCTTCGACGGGATTTCGGAGGAAGAGCGCACGGTCTTCGACGGTGTTTTGGAAAAGGTCGCGGCGGTTTTAGCAGGCGGTGTTTCGCCACTTGGGTCTGGCGGCTCGCCTCAGCCGGCCGCCGCATAG
- a CDS encoding DUF2017 domain-containing protein encodes MQPWRKKKGLMRAPKFTTTLDPLEREVIGNLTATVSEALIGRAQSAPKDEFAEMMGLTPGHTEAPEDPSLSRLLPDFERSEDEEFEGDNSLLRALHENDIIKAKLSNLQVINEVLGPTGGVAITLEEIEAHQFVAALNDIRLYVASQEGGGEAAEDDRKNLVEWLAYCQDSLLEAIMGE; translated from the coding sequence ATGCAGCCGTGGCGCAAGAAGAAGGGGCTCATGCGCGCCCCCAAGTTCACCACCACGCTTGATCCGTTGGAGCGGGAGGTCATTGGAAACCTCACGGCCACGGTGTCTGAGGCCCTGATTGGGCGGGCGCAAAGCGCTCCGAAGGATGAATTCGCCGAGATGATGGGGCTTACCCCCGGGCACACGGAGGCGCCGGAGGATCCGTCGTTAAGCAGGCTTTTGCCTGACTTTGAACGCAGTGAGGACGAGGAATTCGAGGGCGATAACTCGCTGCTGCGTGCGCTGCATGAAAACGACATTATTAAGGCCAAGCTGAGCAACCTGCAGGTCATCAACGAGGTTTTAGGGCCCACCGGCGGCGTCGCCATAACGCTGGAGGAAATTGAGGCCCACCAGTTCGTCGCCGCGCTCAATGACATTCGCCTTTACGTTGCGTCGCAGGAAGGCGGGGGAGAGGCCGCGGAAGACGACCGCAAAAACCTCGTGGAGTGGCTGGCGTACTGCCAGGACTCGCTGCTCGAAGCAATCATGGGGGAATGA
- a CDS encoding rhomboid family intramembrane serine protease, with protein sequence MTSPWGNQPQNPYLNAPTPGQNAPGYHMGNSFGGPVSGPVGGPGTPTGPAQKRSKRSSFKLGLFYAGGFLAVIWIVHIINYGIFFGGLSNFGIYPLDTSTVWHVFTAPLLHADLEHILSNSVPGALFAFLIGYSGHRVFWEVTTLAMAVAGAGTWLFGGVGTNHIGASGIIYGWLGYLLIRGIFNRSPQQISLGILLGFMYSGLIWGVLPTTPGVSWQGHLFGAIGGLLAGTFITSDDPPELAASKIAKKESKMQAKQR encoded by the coding sequence ATGACTAGCCCTTGGGGGAACCAGCCCCAGAACCCGTACTTGAACGCGCCGACGCCGGGGCAGAATGCGCCCGGCTACCACATGGGTAACTCGTTCGGTGGGCCGGTGAGCGGCCCTGTCGGCGGACCTGGCACCCCTACCGGGCCCGCCCAGAAGCGTTCGAAGCGCTCCAGCTTCAAGTTGGGGCTGTTCTACGCCGGGGGTTTCTTGGCGGTCATCTGGATTGTCCACATCATCAACTACGGCATTTTCTTCGGCGGCCTGTCTAACTTCGGCATCTATCCCTTAGACACGTCTACCGTGTGGCACGTTTTCACGGCGCCCTTGTTGCACGCGGACTTGGAACACATCCTGTCCAACTCCGTGCCGGGTGCGTTATTCGCCTTCCTCATCGGGTATTCCGGGCACCGCGTGTTCTGGGAGGTCACCACTCTTGCCATGGCGGTTGCCGGTGCTGGCACGTGGCTGTTCGGTGGGGTGGGAACAAACCACATTGGTGCTTCCGGCATCATCTACGGCTGGCTAGGGTACCTGCTCATCCGAGGCATTTTTAACCGATCTCCGCAGCAAATTTCGCTCGGCATTTTGCTGGGCTTCATGTATTCCGGTCTTATCTGGGGAGTTCTACCCACCACACCGGGGGTGAGCTGGCAAGGCCACCTCTTCGGGGCTATCGGTGGCTTGCTTGCGGGAACCTTCATCACCTCCGACGATCCCCCCGAGCTGGCCGCGAGCAAAATTGCCAAAAAGGAATCAAAAATGCAGGCCAAACAGCGCTGA
- the nrdF gene encoding class 1b ribonucleoside-diphosphate reductase subunit beta, protein MQDGHDYDSYLGSHEAPVKAINWNTIPDDKDSEVWDRLTGNFWLPEKIPVSNDIPSWRTLNEYEQTATMRVFTGLTLLDTIQGTVGAVSLLPDAVTPHEEAVYTNIAFMESVHAKSYSNIFMTLASTPMINDSFRWSEENENLQRKAKIIMSYYQGDDPLKKKIASTLLESFLFYSGFYLPMYWSSHSKLTNTADIIRLIIRDEAVHGYYIGYKYQRGLLEESAERRDELKEYTFDLLFDLYDNECQYTEDIYDPLGWTEDVKRFLRYNANKALNNLGYEGLFPTDETKVSPAILASLSPNADENHDFFSGSGSSYVIGKAEDTQDDDWDF, encoded by the coding sequence ATGCAGGACGGGCATGATTACGATTCTTATCTTGGCTCGCATGAGGCGCCGGTGAAGGCGATCAACTGGAACACGATTCCGGATGACAAGGATTCAGAGGTGTGGGATCGCCTTACCGGTAACTTCTGGTTGCCGGAGAAGATCCCGGTGTCCAATGACATTCCGAGCTGGCGCACTTTGAATGAGTATGAGCAAACCGCGACGATGCGGGTGTTCACCGGTTTGACCTTGCTGGACACGATTCAGGGCACCGTCGGCGCGGTCTCCTTGCTCCCTGACGCGGTGACGCCGCACGAGGAGGCGGTGTACACCAACATCGCCTTTATGGAGTCGGTTCACGCGAAGAGCTACTCCAACATCTTCATGACCTTGGCGTCGACGCCGATGATTAACGATTCTTTCCGCTGGTCGGAAGAGAATGAGAACTTGCAGCGCAAGGCCAAGATCATCATGAGTTACTACCAGGGTGATGATCCGCTGAAGAAGAAGATTGCCTCAACGCTGTTAGAGTCTTTCCTTTTCTACTCCGGCTTCTACCTGCCGATGTACTGGTCGTCGCACTCGAAGCTCACCAACACCGCTGACATCATCCGCCTGATCATCCGCGACGAGGCCGTCCACGGCTACTACATCGGTTACAAGTACCAGCGGGGACTTCTGGAAGAGTCCGCGGAAAGGCGAGACGAGCTCAAGGAGTACACCTTCGACCTGCTCTTTGACCTCTACGACAACGAGTGCCAGTACACCGAAGACATCTATGATCCGCTGGGCTGGACTGAGGACGTGAAGCGCTTCTTGCGTTACAACGCGAACAAGGCGCTGAACAACCTTGGCTACGAGGGGCTGTTCCCGACGGACGAAACCAAGGTGTCGCCGGCCATCCTCGCGTCCCTGTCACCGAACGCGGATGAGAACCATGACTTCTTCTCCGGTTCTGGTTCGTCCTACGTCATCGGCAAGGCCGAGGACACCCAGGACGACGACTGGGACTTCTAA
- a CDS encoding P1 family peptidase, with translation MLIDVPGLALGHASLTDTGVSAVVSTSPAGMVGAVDVRGGGPGTRETDLLEPHNTVERVHAIVLAGGSAFGLAAADGAMVELERRGYGFPVFGEDNPGPRVPIVPAAVIFDLIVGDPNHRPSAADGAAAIRDALEGTTLDGAVAAGPTSGSVGAGCGATAGVLRGGFGQASQQVDQYVVAAAVVANPVGAVIDPATGRFFGGGDHPDATRRVDLEKFNNLERPTPKLNTTIGVVATNAPLAPAQLKRLAMTGHDGIARAVRPAHSPLDGDTLFAVSTATPEEFFTQSRPQTDVDPVELMAQLSAASAACVEAAIVDAVASAESTADSPELGITAWRDIAL, from the coding sequence ATGCTTATCGACGTACCGGGGCTCGCGCTTGGGCACGCAAGCCTGACCGATACCGGTGTCAGCGCCGTTGTGTCCACCTCCCCGGCGGGAATGGTGGGTGCGGTTGACGTGCGTGGCGGGGGACCGGGCACGCGCGAGACGGACCTTCTGGAACCGCACAATACGGTGGAGCGCGTTCACGCGATTGTGCTCGCTGGCGGATCCGCCTTCGGCCTCGCGGCTGCTGACGGCGCGATGGTTGAACTGGAACGCCGCGGCTACGGTTTCCCAGTGTTCGGTGAGGACAACCCGGGCCCGCGCGTGCCCATCGTGCCAGCCGCCGTGATCTTCGACCTGATCGTGGGGGATCCGAACCACCGGCCGTCCGCTGCCGACGGGGCTGCCGCGATCCGCGACGCGTTGGAGGGCACAACCTTAGATGGTGCAGTGGCTGCTGGCCCGACATCGGGCAGCGTTGGTGCGGGGTGCGGCGCCACGGCTGGAGTATTGCGTGGCGGATTCGGCCAAGCATCCCAGCAGGTTGACCAATACGTGGTCGCCGCGGCGGTGGTAGCTAATCCGGTCGGCGCGGTCATCGATCCGGCTACGGGACGGTTCTTCGGTGGCGGGGACCACCCGGACGCTACCCGCCGGGTTGACCTTGAGAAGTTCAACAATCTGGAACGGCCAACGCCGAAGCTGAACACCACGATCGGGGTCGTGGCCACCAACGCACCGTTGGCGCCAGCGCAGCTGAAACGGTTGGCCATGACAGGCCATGACGGGATTGCACGCGCGGTGCGGCCCGCGCACTCCCCGCTGGATGGGGACACTCTTTTTGCCGTCTCTACTGCGACGCCGGAGGAGTTTTTTACTCAGTCGCGCCCACAAACAGACGTAGACCCGGTGGAGCTGATGGCCCAGCTGTCCGCGGCTTCGGCCGCGTGCGTGGAGGCTGCCATTGTAGACGCGGTGGCGTCCGCCGAATCCACCGCCGATTCCCCCGAGCTTGGGATTACGGCGTGGAGGGACATTGCGCTGTAA
- the serB gene encoding phosphoserine phosphatase SerB, which produces MSYAVALQPGLEHAVITLTGPDHPGVSASFFAILSQHNVQLLDVEQAHFRGRLALAAFAGIAAESVEALRRDLEASAEESQHNVSIEMGSDLPVAPQRQRSTHAVVVLGDPVTAEAVSEIGRTLASFGANIDRIRGISDYPVTGLEFSVTIPGVGDEVSHTVRSALAALSARIGVDIAIERAGLARRSKRLVCFDCDSTLITGEVIEMLAAHAGKEAEVAAVTERAMAGELDFEESLRERVATLEGLDESVLDAVAADIVLTPGARTTIRTLKQLGYSTAVVSGGFIQILEPMAQDLELDYVRANTLEIVDGKLTGRVIGKVVDRQAKAEFLAEFAEDSGLKLSQTVAVGDGANDIDMLTAAGLGIAFNAKPALKEVADTSVNHPFLDSVLYIMGVPRHEIDALNEEEGVSGKVALS; this is translated from the coding sequence ATGAGTTATGCGGTCGCCCTCCAACCGGGTCTTGAACATGCTGTTATTACTCTGACTGGCCCGGACCATCCGGGGGTGAGCGCTTCATTCTTCGCTATCTTGTCGCAGCACAACGTGCAGCTGCTTGATGTGGAGCAAGCCCACTTCCGCGGCCGGCTTGCCCTTGCGGCCTTCGCGGGTATCGCTGCTGAAAGCGTGGAAGCTTTGCGGCGGGACTTGGAGGCCTCAGCGGAGGAATCGCAGCACAACGTCTCGATTGAAATGGGCAGTGACCTGCCGGTAGCGCCGCAGCGTCAGCGCTCCACCCACGCGGTGGTTGTGCTGGGTGACCCGGTCACGGCTGAGGCCGTGTCGGAGATCGGTCGTACCCTGGCTAGCTTCGGCGCGAACATTGACCGCATTCGCGGCATTTCGGATTACCCGGTCACGGGACTGGAATTCTCGGTGACAATTCCCGGGGTTGGGGATGAGGTGAGCCACACGGTCCGCTCGGCCCTCGCGGCCTTGTCCGCCCGCATCGGCGTGGATATCGCTATTGAGCGGGCTGGCCTGGCGCGCCGTTCGAAGCGGCTGGTGTGCTTCGACTGCGACTCGACGCTAATTACCGGTGAGGTCATCGAAATGCTGGCGGCGCATGCTGGCAAGGAGGCGGAGGTCGCCGCCGTGACGGAGCGCGCGATGGCGGGTGAACTGGACTTCGAGGAATCGCTTCGTGAGCGCGTCGCAACGCTGGAAGGTTTGGACGAGTCGGTTCTTGATGCAGTGGCGGCAGACATCGTGCTCACGCCAGGTGCGCGCACGACGATCCGCACGCTTAAGCAGCTCGGCTACAGCACCGCGGTGGTCTCCGGCGGGTTCATCCAGATCCTAGAGCCGATGGCACAGGACCTCGAGCTGGACTACGTGCGCGCGAATACGTTGGAGATCGTTGACGGTAAGTTGACGGGCCGCGTGATTGGGAAGGTCGTCGATAGGCAAGCGAAGGCGGAGTTCCTCGCGGAGTTCGCCGAAGATTCTGGTCTCAAGCTGTCTCAGACCGTGGCTGTGGGCGACGGAGCCAATGACATCGACATGCTTACTGCAGCGGGCTTGGGCATTGCTTTCAATGCCAAGCCGGCGCTTAAGGAAGTTGCGGACACCTCGGTCAACCACCCGTTCCTCGATTCCGTGCTCTACATCATGGGCGTGCCGCGCCATGAGATCGATGCCCTTAATGAAGAAGAGGGCGTGAGCGGCAAGGTCGCGTTGAGCTAA